A genomic window from Streptomyces broussonetiae includes:
- a CDS encoding plasmid stabilization protein — MPAGSSPKRERQYEHIKKSAQDRGESPKRAKEIAARSVNKERARSGESQSAGKASTRDPKSASQRGGQRSHSGAKGPTRDQLYEEAKKRHIQGRSSMTKRQLENALGR; from the coding sequence ATGCCTGCGGGATCGAGCCCCAAGCGGGAGCGGCAGTACGAGCACATCAAGAAGAGCGCCCAAGACCGTGGCGAGTCGCCCAAGCGGGCCAAGGAGATCGCTGCCCGGTCGGTCAACAAGGAGCGCGCCAGGTCGGGCGAGTCGCAGTCCGCCGGCAAGGCCTCCACCCGGGATCCCAAGTCCGCGTCGCAGCGCGGTGGGCAGCGCTCGCACAGCGGCGCCAAAGGGCCCACCAGGGACCAGCTGTACGAAGAAGCGAAGAAACGCCATATCCAGGGCCGCTCCTCGATGACCAAGCGGCAGCTGGAGAACGCCCTCGGCCGCTGA
- a CDS encoding glutamate--cysteine ligase 2 produces MRTVGVEEELLLVDPDTGQPKALSAAVLAHADRDDPGQDVFEKELYRQMLEFATHPQSNMADLGAEIMRCRKEAARHASETGCTVAALATSPLPVSPSISANERYQRMAEQYGIATQEQLVCGCHVHVSVESDEEGVAVLDRLRPWLAVLSALSTNSPFWQGRDTGYASYRNRVWARWPSAGPTELFRSAEQYHRRVADMVATGVILDEAMVYFDARLSARYPTVEIRVADVCLRADTAVLLASLARALVETAARDWRAGRPPLDHSVSLFKLAAWQAARSGLDHDLLDPTTMRPRTPADVLSKLLEHIGDALTDSGDATCVEEAVGKLLRRGNGAREQRRLLERTGSLRDVVIECVQHTQG; encoded by the coding sequence GTGCGCACCGTCGGAGTGGAGGAGGAGCTGCTGCTGGTTGATCCGGACACCGGACAGCCGAAGGCATTGTCGGCCGCCGTCCTCGCCCATGCCGACCGGGACGATCCTGGACAGGATGTCTTCGAAAAAGAGCTGTACAGGCAGATGCTGGAGTTCGCCACGCATCCGCAGTCGAACATGGCGGACCTCGGGGCCGAGATCATGCGCTGCCGCAAGGAGGCGGCACGGCACGCCAGTGAGACCGGGTGCACGGTCGCGGCCCTCGCCACCTCCCCGCTACCGGTCAGCCCCTCGATCAGCGCGAACGAGCGCTATCAACGGATGGCCGAACAGTACGGGATCGCCACTCAGGAGCAACTGGTGTGCGGTTGCCATGTGCATGTGTCGGTGGAGTCCGACGAGGAGGGCGTCGCCGTGCTCGACCGGCTGCGTCCATGGCTCGCAGTGCTCAGTGCGCTGAGCACCAACTCACCGTTCTGGCAGGGCCGGGACACCGGCTACGCCAGCTACCGCAACCGCGTATGGGCACGCTGGCCGTCGGCTGGGCCGACGGAGCTGTTCCGCTCGGCCGAGCAATACCACCGGCGGGTGGCCGACATGGTGGCCACCGGGGTCATCCTGGACGAGGCAATGGTGTACTTCGATGCCCGTCTGTCCGCGCGCTACCCGACGGTGGAGATCCGCGTGGCCGACGTGTGCCTGCGCGCGGACACCGCCGTACTCCTTGCCTCGCTGGCCCGTGCTCTGGTCGAGACGGCCGCACGAGACTGGCGGGCGGGGCGCCCCCCGCTCGACCACAGTGTCAGCCTGTTCAAGCTCGCCGCCTGGCAGGCCGCCCGGTCCGGCCTGGACCACGACCTGCTCGACCCGACGACGATGCGGCCCAGGACCCCCGCCGACGTGCTGAGCAAACTGCTGGAGCACATCGGGGACGCGTTGACCGACAGCGGGGACGCGACCTGCGTCGAAGAGGCCGTGGGCAAGCTGCTGCGCCGCGGCAACGGAGCCCGCGAGCAGCGGCGACTACTGGAGCGTACCGGCAGCCTCCGCGACGTCGTCATCGAGTGCGTACAGCACACCCAGGGGTGA
- a CDS encoding aminotransferase class I/II-fold pyridoxal phosphate-dependent enzyme: MDHSRAPVLEALQEFRRRGDVVFGPPGHKQGRGTDPRVAEVLGLDVFRSDVLTLNGLDDRRQSQGLLEQAQALMADAVGAEHAFFSTCGSSLSVKTAMLSVAGPGEKLLLSRNAHKAVIAAVIINGVEPIWVHPKFDTARHLAHPPEPDDVRQQLHEHPDAKGMLLITPTDWGTCADIRGVADACHAVDVPLIVDEAWGAHLPFHPDLPTWGMDADADLVVTSVHKMGGAIEQSSVFHLQHDRVAPEALKQREDLLGTTSASSLVYGALDGWRRQMVEHGRDLLDTALHRAKRIRGVLQELPGLRVMDGEVINEGLTAEFDPMKIVIDVRDLGVSGMQATEWLRTHCHVDMGGSDTCRISASITHADNEETEKVLVEALRTLVESADSIERQPQVHLPGPGVLELEQAVLPREAFFAPTEQVSADSAVGRIAAEMISPYPPGVPVVAPGEVITEDVLDFLHSGVAHGFLITDAADPSLQTLRVMERH; encoded by the coding sequence ATGGATCACTCTCGCGCACCCGTACTGGAGGCCTTGCAGGAGTTCCGACGCCGCGGTGACGTGGTGTTCGGGCCGCCGGGACACAAGCAGGGGCGCGGCACCGATCCACGGGTCGCCGAGGTGCTCGGCCTGGACGTCTTCCGTTCCGACGTGCTGACCCTCAACGGGCTGGACGACCGCCGCCAATCACAAGGGCTGTTGGAGCAGGCACAGGCCCTGATGGCGGACGCCGTCGGTGCCGAGCATGCCTTCTTCTCGACTTGCGGCAGCTCCCTGTCCGTGAAGACCGCCATGCTCTCGGTCGCCGGCCCCGGCGAGAAGCTGCTGCTGTCCCGCAACGCGCACAAGGCGGTCATTGCCGCCGTGATCATCAACGGTGTGGAGCCGATCTGGGTGCATCCTAAGTTCGACACCGCACGTCACCTGGCACACCCGCCTGAGCCCGACGACGTACGGCAGCAGCTGCACGAGCACCCGGACGCCAAGGGCATGCTGCTGATCACCCCCACCGACTGGGGTACCTGCGCCGACATCCGAGGAGTGGCCGACGCCTGCCACGCCGTCGACGTCCCGCTCATCGTGGACGAGGCCTGGGGCGCCCACCTGCCCTTCCATCCAGACCTGCCCACCTGGGGCATGGACGCCGACGCGGACCTGGTCGTCACCAGTGTGCACAAGATGGGCGGCGCCATCGAGCAGAGCTCGGTCTTCCACCTCCAGCACGACCGTGTGGCCCCCGAGGCGCTCAAGCAGCGAGAGGACCTGCTCGGGACCACCAGTGCCTCCTCCCTGGTCTACGGCGCCCTTGACGGTTGGCGGCGTCAGATGGTTGAGCATGGCCGTGACCTGCTGGACACCGCCCTGCACCGCGCCAAACGGATCCGAGGCGTGCTGCAGGAGCTGCCCGGCTTGCGAGTCATGGACGGGGAGGTGATCAACGAGGGACTGACCGCCGAGTTCGACCCGATGAAGATCGTCATCGACGTACGGGACCTCGGCGTCAGCGGCATGCAGGCGACCGAATGGCTGCGGACCCACTGCCACGTCGACATGGGCGGCTCCGACACCTGCAGGATCAGCGCCTCCATCACCCACGCGGACAACGAGGAGACCGAGAAGGTCCTGGTGGAGGCCTTGCGCACTCTCGTGGAGAGCGCCGATTCGATCGAGCGGCAGCCCCAGGTGCACCTGCCCGGGCCCGGCGTACTGGAACTGGAGCAGGCCGTTCTGCCCCGCGAGGCCTTCTTCGCCCCTACCGAACAGGTGTCCGCCGACAGCGCGGTCGGCAGGATCGCCGCCGAGATGATCAGCCCCTATCCGCCCGGCGTGCCCGTGGTCGCGCCTGGCGAGGTGATCACGGAGGATGTGCTCGACTTTCTGCACAGCGGCGTGGCCCACGGCTTTTTGATCACAGACGCGGCGGACCCGTCGCTGCAGACTCTGCGCGTCATGGAACGCCACTGA
- a CDS encoding AI-2E family transporter, whose amino-acid sequence MSSKEHGPGGESARSSAPRSPSESVTPDDARFGHLGMSRRGGAWFRIGFWLGLGATVAWLAAQTVLQISQLLTLMLLALFVAIGLEPVVAWLTRHRLRRGVAVAAVVFGLLVFLAGFVALIVPPVTQEVDALVKAVPSWLQQLHDHNSTLGKLEDHYHIVATVKQKLTSGSATSVLGGVLGAGRIVLSAVTSLVVVVVVTLYLMVGFPVIKQFCFRFIAASRREGVRTITDEILIRTGRFLLGNVATSAIAGLATWAWCWGLGVPYPAALGIFVAFMDLIPIVGSTIGGVVVSLVALVVSLPVAGATAGFYVAFRLAEDYLIMPRAMKYAVDVHPIVTVVGVLVGGALLGIIGALVAIPVAVAIGIVLEEYVFARADAS is encoded by the coding sequence ATGAGCTCGAAGGAACACGGACCCGGCGGCGAGTCCGCCAGGTCCAGCGCCCCTCGGTCACCGAGCGAGTCCGTAACCCCGGATGACGCGCGGTTCGGTCACCTGGGCATGTCCCGGCGTGGCGGAGCATGGTTCCGGATCGGCTTCTGGCTGGGACTGGGCGCGACCGTCGCCTGGCTGGCGGCACAGACCGTTCTGCAGATCAGCCAGTTGCTGACGCTGATGCTGCTCGCCCTGTTCGTCGCGATCGGCCTGGAGCCGGTCGTGGCGTGGCTGACCCGGCACCGTCTGCGCCGCGGCGTCGCGGTGGCAGCCGTCGTCTTCGGCCTCCTCGTGTTCCTGGCGGGATTTGTCGCGCTCATCGTCCCTCCCGTCACCCAGGAAGTGGACGCACTGGTCAAAGCGGTACCCAGCTGGCTGCAACAACTGCACGACCACAACTCCACGCTCGGCAAGCTGGAGGACCACTACCACATCGTCGCCACCGTCAAGCAGAAGCTCACTTCAGGCAGTGCCACGAGCGTGCTCGGCGGAGTGCTGGGCGCGGGCAGGATCGTGCTGAGCGCCGTGACCTCGCTGGTCGTCGTCGTGGTCGTCACCCTTTACCTGATGGTCGGCTTTCCGGTGATCAAACAGTTCTGCTTCCGCTTCATCGCGGCGAGCAGGCGCGAGGGCGTGCGCACGATCACTGACGAAATCCTCATCCGCACCGGCAGGTTTCTGCTCGGCAACGTGGCCACATCTGCGATCGCCGGACTCGCCACCTGGGCCTGGTGCTGGGGCCTGGGCGTGCCCTACCCGGCGGCGCTGGGCATCTTCGTCGCGTTCATGGATCTCATCCCCATCGTCGGCTCGACCATCGGGGGCGTCGTCGTCAGCTTGGTCGCCCTGGTCGTCTCGCTCCCCGTGGCGGGCGCGACGGCCGGATTCTACGTCGCCTTCCGTCTGGCCGAGGACTACTTGATCATGCCGAGAGCGATGAAGTACGCGGTGGACGTCCACCCGATCGTCACCGTCGTTGGCGTGCTCGTCGGCGGCGCCCTCCTGGGCATCATCGGCGCCCTCGTGGCAATCCCCGTGGCAGTGGCCATCGGAATCGTGCTGGAGGAATACGTCTTCGCGCGAGCGGACGCCTCCTGA
- a CDS encoding SigB/SigF/SigG family RNA polymerase sigma factor: protein MLTDTSTPRPATPGSGPAATASPTSRRSHDDAPDTADLFTLLVEVDDGPERDAVRGELVAAWLPMAHRIAGRFRDRGESVEDLRQVAALGLVKAVDRFDPSRGAFESYAVPTITGEIRRHFRDRMWALRVPRRVQELRNRVRISRRELAQQPGVTEPTVAAIAAHAGLTEEEVNAGLEAMESFSTLSLDAELSAGDEAYSLADTLGAPDASYDLVVDREAAKAGLRRLPERERAILYMRFFEDATQSRIADRFGISQMHVSRLISRSCARIRAEALTERSVSRLAA, encoded by the coding sequence ATGCTGACCGACACGTCGACGCCCCGCCCCGCTACGCCCGGAAGCGGGCCTGCCGCCACCGCCTCACCCACCAGCCGACGCAGCCACGACGACGCCCCTGACACCGCCGATCTGTTCACCCTGCTCGTGGAAGTGGACGACGGCCCGGAGCGGGACGCGGTGCGCGGCGAACTCGTCGCCGCCTGGCTGCCCATGGCCCACCGGATCGCCGGACGCTTCCGTGACCGAGGGGAGTCCGTGGAGGACCTGCGTCAGGTGGCCGCCCTCGGGCTGGTGAAGGCCGTGGACCGGTTCGACCCGTCCCGAGGGGCTTTCGAGAGCTACGCCGTGCCGACCATCACCGGTGAGATAAGGCGGCACTTCCGCGACCGGATGTGGGCCCTGCGGGTCCCCCGCAGGGTGCAGGAACTACGCAACCGGGTGCGCATCTCTCGCCGGGAACTCGCCCAGCAGCCGGGCGTCACCGAGCCCACCGTCGCTGCCATCGCCGCGCACGCCGGCCTCACCGAGGAGGAGGTGAATGCGGGCCTGGAAGCGATGGAGAGCTTCAGCACCCTGTCGCTGGATGCCGAACTGTCCGCCGGTGACGAGGCCTACAGCCTCGCCGACACCCTCGGCGCCCCCGACGCCTCGTACGACCTCGTGGTGGACCGAGAGGCAGCCAAGGCCGGACTGCGCCGACTGCCCGAACGGGAGCGGGCCATCCTCTACATGCGCTTCTTCGAGGACGCGACGCAGAGCCGGATCGCCGACCGGTTCGGCATCTCCCAGATGCACGTCTCCCGCCTCATCAGCCGCAGCTGCGCCCGCATCCGCGCCGAAGCCCTGACGGAGAGGTCCGTCAGTCGCCTCGCGGCATGA
- a CDS encoding DUF5133 domain-containing protein — translation MRAGTEAVTVVMADPSLLRELVERYESLRRSLAQGGGSAETARKLGDATYTLCVVTGTRQLDAALFVARRQLADSLARRQPLHPSG, via the coding sequence GTGCGGGCCGGGACGGAGGCGGTCACCGTGGTGATGGCGGATCCGTCGCTCCTGCGGGAGCTGGTCGAGCGGTACGAAAGCCTCAGGCGGAGCCTGGCACAGGGCGGCGGTAGCGCGGAGACCGCCCGCAAGCTCGGGGATGCGACGTACACGCTGTGCGTCGTCACCGGCACTCGTCAACTGGACGCAGCGCTGTTCGTGGCCCGACGGCAGCTGGCCGACTCCCTGGCACGGCGGCAGCCTCTTCACCCGTCAGGATGA
- a CDS encoding ANTAR domain-containing protein, with protein MAQDSDPSGEEADRIFELEEEVDQLKEAVTSHQVADQAIGMVVVLGRVSPDQVWEVLKEVSQHTNIKLRNVADLILIWGRMGQMPADIRAELEDALDRHGPTEIPGTPQE; from the coding sequence GTGGCACAGGATTCCGATCCGTCCGGCGAGGAGGCAGACCGCATCTTCGAGCTGGAGGAAGAGGTCGACCAGCTCAAGGAAGCGGTCACCTCGCACCAGGTCGCGGACCAGGCGATCGGCATGGTCGTCGTCCTGGGCCGGGTCTCGCCGGACCAGGTGTGGGAGGTGCTGAAGGAGGTCTCCCAGCACACGAACATAAAACTGCGCAACGTCGCGGACCTGATCCTCATCTGGGGCCGCATGGGGCAGATGCCCGCAGACATCCGGGCCGAACTGGAAGACGCCCTCGACCGCCACGGCCCGACAGAAATCCCCGGGACGCCCCAGGAATGA
- the ltrA gene encoding group II intron reverse transcriptase/maturase yields MDQLKSQVKPFDISKWEVKEAWEEVKANRGASGVDGQSIDEFEKDLRSNLYKVWNRMSSGSYFPPPVRAVEIPKPHGGGTRMLGIPTVADRVAQTVVSRHLVRRVETVFHPDSYGYRPGRSALDAVERCRERCWKRDWVVEFDIAKFFDSVPWDLLVKAVEAHTDAVWVKLYVRRWLTAPLVMPDGSLLERDRGTPQGAPVSPVLANLFLHYAFDAWMAREFPGIWFERYADDAVLHCVTERQARQVLASLRDRLVEVGLQLHPDKTRIVYCKDSYRRGSYEHTSFTFLGYTFRPRKNRNRHGKQFLSFEPAISRQALTRIGREVRSWQLHIHTGSSFTDLARRINPVVGGWINYYGRFRPWELIAFLMRINAYLVRWIRRKYKRLAGYRKALAKLGEIAQRYPRMFAHWRLTAVACLI; encoded by the coding sequence ATGGACCAGTTGAAGTCTCAGGTCAAGCCGTTTGATATTTCGAAGTGGGAAGTCAAGGAGGCATGGGAGGAAGTCAAGGCAAATAGGGGCGCATCCGGCGTGGATGGGCAGAGCATCGACGAATTCGAGAAGGACCTGAGGAGCAACCTCTACAAGGTCTGGAATCGCATGTCGTCGGGCTCATACTTTCCGCCACCGGTGCGCGCGGTGGAGATCCCCAAGCCGCATGGAGGTGGCACGAGAATGCTCGGCATTCCCACTGTCGCCGATCGTGTGGCTCAGACCGTGGTTTCCCGGCATCTAGTGAGAAGGGTGGAGACTGTTTTCCACCCGGACAGCTACGGATACCGGCCTGGACGGTCTGCCTTGGATGCGGTGGAAAGGTGCCGGGAGCGTTGCTGGAAGCGGGACTGGGTGGTGGAGTTCGACATCGCCAAGTTCTTCGACAGCGTGCCCTGGGACCTGCTGGTCAAGGCGGTGGAGGCTCACACTGATGCCGTATGGGTGAAGTTGTACGTGCGCCGGTGGCTCACCGCCCCGCTCGTCATGCCCGACGGCTCCCTGCTGGAACGGGACCGCGGGACCCCGCAAGGGGCCCCGGTGTCTCCCGTCCTGGCGAACCTGTTCCTGCACTACGCGTTCGACGCCTGGATGGCACGGGAGTTCCCGGGCATCTGGTTCGAGCGCTATGCGGACGACGCGGTACTGCACTGCGTCACCGAGCGCCAGGCCCGGCAGGTGCTGGCCTCGCTCAGGGACAGGTTGGTCGAGGTCGGGTTGCAGCTGCACCCGGACAAGACCCGGATCGTCTACTGCAAGGACTCGTACCGGCGCGGCTCCTATGAGCACACGTCGTTCACGTTCCTCGGGTACACGTTCCGGCCCAGGAAGAACCGGAATCGGCACGGCAAGCAGTTCCTGTCGTTCGAGCCGGCCATCAGCAGGCAGGCCCTGACCCGGATCGGTCGGGAAGTGCGTTCGTGGCAACTGCACATCCACACCGGAAGTTCCTTCACAGACCTCGCCCGCAGGATCAACCCTGTGGTCGGGGGCTGGATCAACTACTACGGACGATTCCGCCCGTGGGAGCTGATCGCCTTCCTGATGCGCATCAACGCCTACCTGGTGCGTTGGATCCGCCGGAAGTACAAACGGCTCGCAGGCTACCGCAAAGCGCTCGCGAAGCTCGGGGAGATCGCGCAGCGGTACCCACGCATGTTCGCGCATTGGCGCCTGACCGCTGTCGCCTGCTTGATCTGA
- a CDS encoding LexA family protein, with amino-acid sequence MHRVDHLTDTQERILRHIRQAIADRGEAPTMAEIGEAVGMRSRASVHYRLAELAAKGAIVRNPHRWRGIRLR; translated from the coding sequence ATGCACCGCGTAGACCACCTCACCGACACCCAGGAGCGCATCCTCCGCCACATCCGGCAAGCCATCGCCGACCGCGGGGAAGCACCGACCATGGCGGAGATCGGCGAGGCGGTCGGCATGCGTTCCCGGGCATCCGTGCACTACCGGCTGGCCGAGCTGGCAGCGAAGGGCGCCATCGTCCGCAACCCTCACCGCTGGCGCGGGATCCGGCTCAGGTGA
- a CDS encoding DUF6233 domain-containing protein gives MLRFARRVVEQQTARQLALIDRWIADEERRERERRQGEQSRPPEPDWLIQYGLNRSNVDAVHTGSCWTAATSGRCRPATRQQALDALRREVPACPHCRPDTALGILD, from the coding sequence ATGCTGCGGTTCGCCCGCCGCGTCGTCGAGCAGCAGACCGCGCGGCAGCTGGCCCTGATCGACCGGTGGATCGCCGACGAGGAACGGCGGGAGCGCGAGCGCCGGCAAGGCGAGCAGAGCCGGCCGCCGGAGCCGGATTGGCTGATCCAGTACGGGCTCAACCGCAGCAACGTCGACGCCGTGCACACCGGCAGCTGCTGGACGGCGGCCACGAGCGGGCGGTGCCGGCCGGCGACCCGGCAGCAGGCACTCGACGCGCTACGGCGCGAGGTGCCGGCATGCCCCCACTGCCGGCCGGACACCGCACTCGGCATCCTGGACTAG
- the ku gene encoding non-homologous end joining protein Ku: MPRTIWSGAISFGLVTVPINVVSATEDHSIRFHQYHLEDMGRVRYRKVCELEDREVDQSEIGKGYELTRDRLIPITDEELSNLPLPTAKAIEIDAFVPLEDIDPIRMGAGYYLAAGGQVAAKPYKLLVEALRRSRRVAIAKYAWSGRERLGVLRVRGDAMVLQELLWPDEIRDPTELLPAPTEVSEEEIEGALALMDTMTVDALEGEEFTDRYTEALGQIIEAKREEQPLPKVPEPEQPAQVLDLMAALNASVQQAKASRGEKTGPAEVHELPEPKKKAPAKKQLAKKTAAKKTTAKKSTGRRPRSA, encoded by the coding sequence ATGCCCCGAACCATATGGTCAGGAGCCATCAGCTTTGGCCTGGTGACCGTGCCGATCAATGTGGTGAGCGCGACCGAGGACCACTCGATCCGTTTCCACCAGTACCACCTCGAGGACATGGGCCGGGTCCGCTACCGGAAGGTGTGCGAGCTGGAGGACCGCGAGGTCGACCAGTCCGAGATCGGCAAGGGGTACGAACTGACCCGGGACCGGCTCATCCCGATCACGGACGAGGAACTGAGCAACCTGCCGCTGCCGACGGCGAAGGCCATCGAGATCGACGCCTTCGTGCCGTTGGAGGACATCGACCCGATCCGCATGGGCGCCGGGTACTACCTGGCCGCCGGCGGGCAGGTGGCTGCGAAGCCGTACAAGCTCCTGGTCGAAGCGTTGCGCCGCTCTCGCCGGGTGGCCATCGCGAAGTATGCATGGAGCGGCCGGGAGAGGCTGGGCGTGCTCCGCGTACGCGGCGACGCCATGGTTCTTCAGGAATTGCTGTGGCCAGATGAAATTCGCGATCCCACCGAGCTGCTCCCCGCGCCGACGGAAGTGTCGGAGGAGGAGATCGAGGGCGCGCTCGCCCTGATGGACACCATGACGGTCGACGCCCTTGAGGGCGAGGAGTTCACCGACCGGTACACCGAGGCGCTCGGCCAGATCATCGAGGCTAAGCGGGAGGAGCAGCCGCTCCCCAAGGTGCCCGAACCGGAGCAGCCGGCCCAGGTCCTCGACCTCATGGCCGCGCTGAACGCCTCCGTGCAGCAGGCCAAGGCGTCCCGGGGTGAGAAGACCGGTCCGGCCGAAGTGCACGAGCTGCCGGAGCCGAAGAAGAAGGCGCCCGCGAAAAAGCAGCTGGCCAAGAAGACCGCGGCGAAGAAGACGACCGCCAAGAAGTCGACAGGTCGCCGCCCGCGCAGCGCCTGA
- a CDS encoding IS3 family transposase (programmed frameshift), protein MTSTKPSGQDPAPKPKRRRFTPEYKLRIVAEYDAAPTGDKGAVLRRERLYHSHIIEWRQARDAGALERLTDHRTSPARPKKHPAEAENDKLRRQVERLEKEVAKRDAALEVLGKTHALLEALFQERGLKDALEPLLHEAVDRLAPHVGIVAACRLTGRSRATHHRRLNPLPARPRAPRPAPVNALTPAERQAVLALMNRPEYVDLPPAQIYARELDEGRYHCSERTMYRILKEAGQDGERRRQATHPPRTVPELVADGPSEVWSWDITHLAGPAKGVWFHGYVILDIYSRYVVGHTVEAAESAARAEELIREAIDRNGIVPHTVHADRGTSMTSKQVSQMLLDLGVTRSHSRPRVSNDNPFSESQFRTTKYQPDYPERFDSLTHAREWMEAFISHYNHVHRHSGIGYHTPASVHFGTAELVREQRAATLITAYEQHPERFNSRPVPPKIPQQAWINDPARRREPQQHSS, encoded by the exons ATGACCAGCACCAAGCCCTCCGGGCAAGATCCCGCGCCAAAGCCGAAGCGCCGCCGTTTCACCCCCGAGTACAAGCTGCGCATCGTCGCCGAATACGACGCGGCCCCCACCGGGGACAAAGGCGCGGTCCTGCGCCGGGAGCGGCTGTACCACTCCCACATCATCGAGTGGCGCCAGGCCAGGGACGCCGGCGCGCTGGAGAGGCTGACCGACCACCGCACCAGCCCCGCACGGCCGAAGAAGCACCCCGCCGAGGCGGAGAACGACAAGCTTCGGCGGCAGGTGGAGCGGCTGGAGAAGGAGGTCGCGAAGCGGGACGCCGCACTGGAGGTGCTGGGAAAAACACACGCGCTCTTGGAAGCACTCT TCCAAGAGCGCGGACTGAAGGACGCCCTGGAGCCGCTTCTCCACGAGGCCGTCGATCGCCTGGCCCCGCACGTGGGCATCGTGGCCGCGTGCCGCCTGACCGGCCGTTCCCGAGCCACCCACCACCGGCGGCTGAACCCCCTCCCGGCCAGGCCCAGAGCCCCACGTCCCGCGCCGGTCAACGCCCTGACACCGGCCGAGCGGCAGGCCGTGCTGGCGTTGATGAACCGGCCCGAATACGTGGACCTGCCGCCCGCGCAGATCTACGCACGTGAGCTGGACGAGGGCCGCTACCACTGTTCCGAGCGCACCATGTACCGGATCCTGAAGGAGGCCGGGCAAGACGGTGAACGCCGCCGTCAGGCCACCCACCCGCCCCGCACGGTCCCCGAGCTCGTGGCCGACGGCCCATCCGAGGTGTGGAGTTGGGACATCACGCATCTGGCGGGTCCGGCGAAGGGCGTCTGGTTTCACGGGTACGTGATCCTGGACATCTACTCCCGCTACGTTGTCGGCCACACCGTCGAGGCGGCCGAATCCGCCGCCCGTGCCGAGGAGTTGATCCGTGAGGCGATCGACCGCAACGGCATCGTGCCGCACACCGTGCACGCCGACCGCGGCACCTCGATGACCAGCAAGCAAGTCTCCCAGATGCTCCTCGATCTCGGCGTGACCCGCAGCCACTCCAGGCCCAGAGTCAGCAACGACAACCCGTTCAGCGAGAGCCAGTTCCGCACCACGAAATACCAGCCCGACTACCCAGAACGCTTCGATTCCCTCACCCACGCACGGGAGTGGATGGAGGCGTTCATCTCGCACTACAACCACGTCCACCGGCATTCCGGGATCGGCTACCACACCCCCGCCAGTGTCCACTTCGGCACCGCCGAACTCGTCCGCGAGCAACGGGCGGCCACCCTCATCACCGCCTACGAGCAGCACCCCGAACGCTTCAACAGCCGGCCGGTGCCGCCGAAGATTCCCCAACAGGCGTGGATCAACGACCCCGCCCGACGACGCGAACCACAGCAACACAGTTCATAG